A window from Sphingobacterium hotanense encodes these proteins:
- a CDS encoding helix-turn-helix transcriptional regulator, producing the protein MKKKSSSEQLLMLLKMRCELDAATVAKELAMTKEGARQHLLKLEEDGLVKKECKSVGVGRPFSFYSLTDAGLAKFPDTHADVTVQLLDSVRNILGENALELLISDREKQTYERYENELKSAKSLEDKLERLSKIRSQEGYIAEWTKESSDYYFIENHCPICAAARACQRFCRAELQNFQKLFGKQFKVERTQHILADENRCVYKIEKLEEK; encoded by the coding sequence ATGAAAAAGAAGAGTAGTTCGGAACAGTTGCTGATGTTGCTGAAGATGCGCTGCGAACTGGATGCCGCAACAGTAGCAAAGGAATTAGCGATGACGAAAGAAGGCGCGCGACAACATCTACTTAAGTTGGAAGAAGATGGATTGGTGAAAAAGGAATGTAAAAGCGTAGGCGTAGGACGTCCTTTTAGCTTTTATTCATTGACCGATGCCGGATTAGCAAAGTTTCCCGATACACATGCCGATGTAACTGTACAACTGCTAGATTCGGTACGTAACATTCTAGGCGAAAATGCTTTAGAACTTTTGATCAGCGACCGCGAAAAACAAACTTACGAACGCTACGAGAATGAGTTGAAATCAGCAAAGTCCCTGGAAGACAAGCTGGAGCGATTAAGCAAAATTCGATCTCAAGAAGGCTACATCGCAGAATGGACGAAAGAATCGAGCGATTATTATTTCATAGAAAACCACTGCCCTATCTGTGCCGCTGCACGCGCCTGCCAGCGCTTCTGTCGTGCTGAACTCCAGAATTTCCAAAAACTGTTCGGCAAACAATTCAAAGTCGAACGAACGCAACACATCCTAGCCGATGAAAACCGCTGCGTCTATAAGATTGAGAAGCTCGAAGAAAAATAA
- a CDS encoding PVC-type heme-binding CxxCH protein: MNLRLPFLVFVVLLLLYGCSKKPSMEPVKIHKGSRVLLIGNNLGSRMMEYGDFDTELHTRFPDSLLYIRNICNPGNTAGFRPHPSRNSPWAFDGAEAFNPEYDINTGSEGHFPTEDAWLQMLKPDVIIGFFGYNESFKGAEGLDNFKGEIAAFIEHTKKQDYNGGKGTTLVLVSPIAFEDLSDKYDLPNGEATNANIKMYADAMAAIAKEKNVPFLDVFSVSRNWYNNTSEPLTIDGSQLSADGYAKFADYLVTGIFGKGEGPASAHKDKIKEAVLEKDWIWHQDFKIPNGVHAYGRRFNPFGPDNYPFEIKKLRQMGEIRDTAIWKAAKGESVDLAAMDRNTLKLPEVATNYDAGEKGEAKYLYGEDALAKFHVAPGYKIDLFASEKEFPDLANPVQISFDAKGRLWVATMPSYPHWKAGDGKPNDKIIILEDTNGDGKADKQTVFADKLHLPIGFEFTKEGVYVSQGKNMVLLKDTDGDGKADKKEVILSGFDDHDTHHAHSVYTMDPSGAIYMAEGVFLHTNVETSYGPVRATNGGFFRYSPQNKRLERVAQVSIPNPWGIATDDWGQMIYSETSGPDVRWMLPGSMKPRYGEANDKSFSLVDTLHRVRPTSGLEIVSSRHFPDEVQGDYLINNTIGFLGAKQHSLVDDGTGFKSQHRQDLFWSDDKNFRPVDSEFAPDGSLYVVDWHNILIGHMQHNARDPLRDHVHGRIYRVTYPSRPLVKPAKVDGASIAELLENLKLPEYRTRYRSRSELRMRDDAAVVKETLAWVKKLDKKDPKYLHHLTEAMWVTWGANKIDAGLLETLLNSSDYHARAAAVHALRYNTDKIKNYKELFMKAAKDENGRVKLELIAAASWLNPATGLELMNAIDTTTLDKWNKPAYNTSFAHLNNKSVKPKSEGGSLRTTLKGKDLEQFKRGAVIYAKEGFCITCHQPNGKGLEASGFPPLNASAWVTGSEDRLIKLTLHGLLGPIEVNGKKYPGQVPMTPFGAMLNDQEVADVLTYVRNTFGNKAGVISPEKVKAIRAAVQDKKGFYSPEELLKSHPLEKD; the protein is encoded by the coding sequence ATGAATCTGAGATTACCATTCCTTGTTTTTGTTGTGCTATTGCTGCTTTATGGCTGTTCTAAAAAGCCATCCATGGAGCCTGTCAAGATTCATAAGGGCTCTCGTGTTCTTCTTATTGGCAATAATTTGGGCTCGCGCATGATGGAGTATGGTGATTTTGATACAGAGCTGCATACGCGTTTCCCGGATAGTTTATTGTATATCCGCAACATCTGTAACCCCGGAAATACGGCGGGCTTCCGGCCTCACCCTTCGCGCAATTCACCTTGGGCATTTGACGGGGCAGAAGCCTTCAATCCAGAATACGATATCAATACAGGTAGCGAAGGCCACTTCCCCACAGAGGATGCCTGGCTGCAAATGTTAAAGCCAGACGTAATTATTGGTTTTTTCGGTTATAATGAGTCGTTTAAAGGTGCTGAGGGCCTGGACAACTTTAAGGGAGAAATCGCCGCATTTATCGAACATACCAAAAAACAAGATTACAATGGCGGGAAGGGGACAACACTGGTTTTAGTGTCTCCAATCGCTTTCGAGGATCTTTCGGATAAATATGATTTACCTAACGGCGAGGCAACGAATGCAAACATTAAAATGTATGCCGATGCGATGGCTGCCATTGCCAAAGAAAAGAATGTACCATTCTTAGACGTTTTTTCAGTAAGTAGAAACTGGTACAACAACACTTCCGAACCACTTACGATCGATGGTTCGCAGCTTTCTGCTGATGGATATGCCAAATTCGCTGATTACTTAGTAACAGGCATTTTTGGCAAAGGAGAGGGGCCTGCGTCTGCACATAAGGACAAAATTAAAGAAGCAGTCTTAGAGAAGGACTGGATCTGGCATCAGGACTTTAAAATACCAAATGGCGTGCATGCCTATGGACGTCGCTTCAATCCATTCGGTCCGGATAACTATCCATTTGAGATCAAGAAGCTACGCCAAATGGGGGAGATTCGCGATACAGCGATTTGGAAAGCAGCAAAGGGTGAATCGGTAGACCTAGCGGCTATGGACAGGAATACCTTAAAATTGCCAGAAGTGGCTACGAATTACGACGCTGGGGAGAAGGGAGAAGCGAAATACCTGTATGGCGAGGATGCTTTAGCAAAGTTCCATGTAGCGCCGGGCTATAAAATCGACTTATTTGCTTCGGAGAAAGAATTTCCCGACTTGGCTAATCCGGTTCAAATCTCATTCGATGCGAAAGGTAGGCTCTGGGTTGCAACGATGCCGAGCTATCCGCATTGGAAAGCCGGCGATGGCAAGCCTAATGACAAGATTATCATTCTAGAAGATACGAACGGTGATGGGAAAGCAGATAAACAAACGGTATTTGCCGATAAATTGCACCTTCCTATCGGTTTCGAATTTACAAAAGAGGGCGTATATGTCTCGCAAGGGAAAAATATGGTCCTGTTAAAGGATACAGACGGCGATGGTAAAGCTGATAAAAAGGAAGTTATCTTAAGTGGCTTTGACGATCATGATACCCATCATGCACACTCTGTGTACACGATGGATCCCTCAGGCGCTATCTACATGGCCGAGGGCGTATTCTTACATACGAATGTCGAGACTTCTTACGGACCTGTACGGGCAACCAATGGAGGATTCTTTCGATACTCACCCCAGAACAAACGCTTAGAGCGTGTTGCTCAAGTTTCCATTCCAAATCCTTGGGGAATTGCAACCGACGATTGGGGGCAGATGATCTATTCCGAGACCTCAGGTCCTGATGTGCGTTGGATGCTGCCAGGGAGTATGAAACCTCGATATGGCGAGGCTAATGATAAATCGTTCAGCTTGGTCGATACCCTGCATCGCGTTCGCCCAACCTCTGGCTTGGAGATCGTTTCTTCGCGTCATTTTCCGGATGAGGTGCAAGGAGATTACTTGATCAACAATACAATTGGTTTCTTGGGTGCCAAGCAACATAGCTTAGTGGATGATGGTACAGGTTTCAAGTCGCAACATCGTCAAGATCTATTTTGGTCGGACGATAAAAACTTCCGTCCGGTTGATTCAGAATTTGCGCCCGACGGCTCGTTATATGTGGTCGATTGGCATAATATATTGATTGGGCATATGCAGCATAATGCGCGGGACCCACTACGCGATCATGTGCATGGTCGTATTTATCGGGTTACTTACCCATCCAGACCTTTAGTAAAACCTGCCAAGGTAGATGGAGCTAGTATTGCTGAATTATTAGAAAACTTAAAATTACCTGAATATAGGACGAGATACAGAAGCCGCTCAGAATTACGTATGCGCGACGATGCAGCTGTAGTTAAGGAAACGCTCGCTTGGGTAAAGAAATTAGATAAAAAGGATCCGAAGTATCTTCATCATCTGACAGAAGCCATGTGGGTAACCTGGGGTGCGAATAAAATCGATGCGGGCTTGTTGGAAACGTTGTTAAATTCATCAGACTACCATGCGCGTGCGGCTGCGGTTCATGCTTTGCGATATAATACCGATAAGATTAAGAATTATAAAGAGCTATTTATGAAAGCGGCGAAGGATGAGAACGGAAGAGTAAAGCTGGAATTGATTGCTGCGGCATCATGGTTGAATCCGGCGACAGGATTGGAGCTCATGAATGCGATAGATACTACGACTTTGGACAAGTGGAATAAGCCTGCCTACAATACCTCATTTGCGCATTTGAATAATAAATCTGTTAAACCGAAGTCTGAAGGTGGAAGTCTACGGACAACTTTGAAGGGTAAGGATCTTGAACAGTTTAAACGAGGAGCAGTAATTTATGCAAAAGAAGGGTTCTGTATTACCTGTCATCAGCCAAACGGAAAAGGTTTGGAAGCCTCTGGTTTCCCGCCATTAAATGCAAGTGCGTGGGTAACAGGAAGTGAAGATCGCTTAATCAAGTTGACACTGCATGGCTTGCTTGGACCGATTGAGGTGAACGGCAAGAAATATCCAGGTCAGGTTCCGATGACCCCGTTTGGTGCTATGTTGAATGATCAGGAAGTAGCAGATGTATTAACTTATGTGCGAAATACTTTTGGAAATAAAGCAGGAGTTATTTCACCAGAGAAGGTAAAAGCAATTCGTGCTGCAGTGCAGGACAAAAAGGGTTTCTATTCTCCAGAGGAGTTATTGAAGTCCCATCCGTTAGAGAAAGATTAA
- a CDS encoding endonuclease/exonuclease/phosphatase family protein produces the protein MEITLYILGSLTLIFSILPLIRQDFWTFRVFEYPRIQKLALAILWLLLYFLFAFPAGIWLNFMAVAIAITAICLLFQILPFTPLAKKQVLGTKETDEDNSLAVMISNVYEDNDNYQGCIQVVKSNNADLVLLLETDHQWAKKTEVLDQDYPHQIKVPIDNTYGMLMFSKYPLKDSKVEYLVEEEIPSIHTKIELPSGQLVQVYAVHPTPPVPNENPRSTERDKELLLVAERAKNCELPVIVIGDLNDVAWSYTTDLFLKMSKLLDPRRGRGFYNTFHAKHPLMQFPLDHAFISAHFKLISLRKLDNFNSDHYPIFVHLQYAPQNEDQQEDNQLEATAEDKEVAQEKKTADTSD, from the coding sequence ATGGAAATTACACTATATATTTTAGGGTCTTTAACTCTTATTTTTTCTATTCTACCTCTTATCCGACAGGACTTTTGGACTTTTCGGGTGTTCGAGTACCCTCGAATTCAGAAACTGGCACTCGCCATTCTTTGGTTGCTGCTGTATTTTCTTTTTGCTTTCCCTGCTGGAATCTGGCTTAACTTTATGGCGGTCGCTATCGCGATTACCGCTATATGCCTTCTGTTCCAAATCTTACCGTTTACTCCATTAGCGAAGAAACAAGTTTTAGGAACAAAAGAAACGGATGAAGACAATAGCCTCGCCGTGATGATTTCGAATGTTTACGAGGACAACGATAACTATCAGGGATGCATTCAAGTGGTAAAAAGTAACAATGCAGACTTAGTTTTACTTCTTGAAACGGATCATCAATGGGCGAAGAAAACCGAAGTACTGGATCAGGATTACCCACACCAGATCAAGGTTCCTATTGATAATACCTACGGCATGCTCATGTTTTCAAAATATCCTCTGAAAGACAGCAAGGTTGAGTATTTGGTAGAAGAAGAAATACCATCTATTCACACGAAAATAGAGTTGCCGAGCGGGCAGTTAGTACAGGTTTATGCGGTGCACCCTACTCCGCCTGTGCCGAATGAAAATCCACGCTCTACTGAACGCGATAAGGAACTGCTTTTGGTAGCCGAACGGGCGAAGAATTGCGAGCTACCGGTGATTGTAATAGGTGATTTAAATGACGTGGCATGGAGCTATACAACAGATTTGTTTTTGAAGATGAGCAAGTTGCTGGATCCGCGAAGAGGGAGAGGATTCTACAATACATTCCACGCGAAACATCCACTAATGCAATTTCCTCTTGACCACGCCTTTATCTCTGCTCACTTCAAGCTTATCTCCCTAAGAAAACTGGATAATTTTAATTCGGATCATTATCCTATATTTGTTCACCTTCAGTATGCTCCGCAAAACGAAGATCAGCAAGAAGATAACCAGTTGGAAGCTACAGCGGAAGATAAGGAAGTAGCACAGGAGAAGAAGACAGCAGACACCTCAGACTAA
- a CDS encoding phosphoribosylpyrophosphate synthetase, translating into MALQNKRSYDTLSEAVNDLQAIGYTEDFLIREDGECLYCAQNAMELSPEEFVIDGIYRFEGMTDPADESILFAISSRDNLIRGLVINSFGADFSYRSSKLVEELYRRSREVR; encoded by the coding sequence ATGGCCTTACAAAATAAAAGATCTTATGACACCCTGAGTGAAGCAGTAAATGATTTGCAAGCGATCGGATATACCGAAGACTTCCTAATCCGCGAGGATGGAGAATGTTTGTACTGTGCCCAGAATGCGATGGAATTATCACCCGAAGAATTCGTGATCGATGGCATATACCGATTCGAAGGAATGACCGACCCCGCCGATGAGAGTATTTTGTTTGCAATCTCTTCCCGAGATAACCTCATTAGAGGATTGGTTATCAATAGTTTTGGCGCGGACTTCAGCTATCGATCTTCAAAACTGGTAGAGGAACTATATAGAAGATCGAGAGAGGTGCGATAG
- a CDS encoding sugar phosphate isomerase/epimerase family protein, translated as MNKIGFNLLPWSAGVSSSVFPLLDRLKEIGYDGIEALIGSPDEAEYKALANHAAGLGLEITGVFVLGADDNPISPDASVRQRGVDKIKWAIDRAHDLQAKIICGPFHSAHGSFSRAAPTEQEYQWSAEVLRQVGDHARQADIVLTLEAVNRFETYLANTMDQLATLVELTAHPQVKAMYDTHHANIEEKSIAGPITRISPHLAHVHISENDRGTPGRGLVRWEEVFKALKEAKYEGWYTIESFSRADPDFANAINVWREYSDPWEIAEEGYSFIRKVLDKA; from the coding sequence ATGAATAAAATTGGATTTAACTTATTGCCATGGTCTGCAGGTGTATCGTCCTCAGTTTTTCCGTTGTTGGATCGATTAAAAGAGATTGGCTACGATGGAATTGAGGCCTTGATTGGGTCGCCCGACGAGGCGGAATATAAAGCGTTGGCGAATCATGCAGCGGGTTTAGGCTTAGAGATTACAGGAGTATTTGTTTTAGGTGCCGATGACAATCCGATTTCTCCCGACGCTAGCGTGAGACAACGTGGGGTCGATAAGATAAAATGGGCGATTGATCGCGCCCATGATTTACAGGCTAAAATAATTTGCGGACCCTTTCATTCTGCTCATGGATCATTCTCCAGGGCAGCGCCGACAGAGCAGGAATATCAGTGGAGTGCTGAGGTACTTCGACAAGTCGGCGATCATGCGAGGCAGGCGGATATTGTTTTAACGTTGGAAGCGGTGAATCGTTTTGAGACCTATTTGGCGAATACGATGGATCAGCTAGCGACCTTGGTTGAATTAACCGCGCATCCCCAGGTGAAAGCAATGTATGATACGCATCATGCAAATATAGAAGAGAAGAGTATCGCCGGGCCGATTACGCGTATTAGCCCGCATTTGGCACATGTGCATATCAGTGAGAATGATAGAGGAACGCCAGGTAGAGGCTTGGTACGATGGGAAGAAGTGTTCAAAGCTTTAAAAGAGGCGAAATATGAAGGATGGTACACAATTGAGTCTTTCTCGCGTGCCGACCCTGATTTTGCGAATGCAATTAATGTTTGGCGCGAATATTCTGATCCATGGGAAATTGCGGAAGAGGGGTATAGTTTTATCAGGAAGGTGCTCGACAAAGCATAA
- a CDS encoding transposase: MKKDRITLGVDVSKKTLDICHWGTHDFIKIENNSSGFKQLAKWMRGKGFVSSQVFFIMEYTGGYEYRFLQYCESKGLSYTRKSGLEIKKSMGMVRGKSDKQDSFRIAQYGEEKAYMLEPSGKLNSTIFDLKQLISFRKRLVRAMAGYKASSSERKAMYGKDAGKVILKVSKTMIDVYKKEIYRVEREILQLIESDESLNRNYQILKSVKGIGPINAWMTIVYTENFKAFTDPRKYAVYAGVIPFEHTSGTSIRGRKRVSHMANKAIKQELNQAAKIAITHDKTLREYAQRKLTTKAYPLVLNNVKFKLILIMFSLIGRQEMYREDYHYAA, encoded by the coding sequence ATGAAAAAAGATCGTATTACCTTAGGTGTCGACGTTTCAAAGAAGACATTGGACATCTGCCATTGGGGCACCCATGATTTCATTAAGATCGAGAACAACAGTTCGGGATTTAAGCAATTGGCAAAGTGGATGCGAGGGAAAGGTTTTGTATCAAGCCAAGTCTTCTTTATCATGGAATATACTGGTGGATATGAATACAGATTCCTGCAGTATTGCGAGTCAAAAGGTCTTTCGTATACACGCAAATCTGGTCTAGAGATCAAGAAGTCGATGGGCATGGTCCGTGGCAAGAGCGATAAGCAAGACTCCTTTAGGATTGCCCAGTATGGGGAAGAAAAGGCTTATATGCTCGAACCAAGCGGTAAATTGAATTCTACAATATTTGATCTTAAACAGCTGATCTCCTTTCGTAAACGTCTAGTGAGAGCGATGGCCGGTTACAAAGCGAGCAGCTCTGAGCGCAAGGCGATGTACGGGAAAGACGCAGGGAAGGTGATCCTGAAGGTCAGTAAAACAATGATAGATGTTTATAAGAAAGAGATCTACAGAGTAGAACGAGAAATCTTACAGCTCATCGAAAGCGATGAATCGCTCAACAGGAACTATCAGATCCTCAAAAGCGTTAAAGGGATAGGCCCTATCAATGCCTGGATGACGATCGTTTATACGGAGAATTTCAAGGCCTTTACAGATCCTCGAAAATACGCTGTCTATGCCGGTGTGATACCATTTGAACACACTTCCGGGACCAGTATTCGCGGTCGAAAGCGAGTCTCGCATATGGCCAACAAGGCCATAAAGCAGGAGTTGAACCAAGCGGCAAAGATTGCCATTACACATGACAAGACGCTCCGAGAATATGCGCAACGGAAGCTCACAACCAAAGCTTACCCGTTGGTCTTGAACAATGTGAAATTCAAGCTGATTTTGATCATGTTTTCCTTGATCGGACGACAAGAGATGTATCGGGAAGATTATCATTATGCAGCGTGA